A part of Salmo trutta chromosome 15, fSalTru1.1, whole genome shotgun sequence genomic DNA contains:
- the LOC115148633 gene encoding 40S ribosomal protein S3, whose translation MKTIAYGYFREAEQSFRSMTRPKMAVQISKKRKFVADGIFKAELNEFLTRELAEDGYSGVEVRVTPTRTEIIILATRTQNVLGEKGRRIRELTAVVQKRFGFPEGSVELYAEKVATRGLCAIAQAESLRYKLLGGLAVRRACYGVLRFIMESGSKGCEVVVSGKLRGQRAKSMKFVDGLMIHSGDPVNYYVDTAVRHVLLRQGVLGIKVKIMLPWDPSGKIGPKKPLPDHVSIVEPKDEQVPSTPISEQKGAKPEAAAVAPATPIPTA comes from the exons ATGAAAACAATAGCATATGGTTATTTCCGGGAAGCGGAACAGTCTTTCCGGTCTATGACACGTCCCAAGATGGCAGTGCAAATATCTAAGAAGAGGAAG TTTGTCGCTGATGGCATCTTCAAAGCTGAACTGAACGAGTTCCTCACCAGAGAGCTCGCTGAGGATGGCTACTCTGGCGTGGAGGTTCGTGTCACCCCAACCAGGACCGAAATCATCATCCTGGCTACCAG GACACAAAACGTTCTTGGTGAGAAGGGGCGTCGTATCCGTGAGCTGACTGCAGTGGTCCAGAAGAGGTTTGGCTTCCCAGAGGGCAGTGTTGAG CTGTATGCTGAGAAGGTTGCCACTCGTGGTCTGTGCGCCATCGCCCAGGCAGAGTCCCTGCGCTACAAGCTTCTTGGGGGTCTGGCTGTCCGCAG AGCCTGCTATGGTGTCCTGCGCTTCATCATGGAGAGCGGGTCCAAGGGTTGCGAGGTGGTGGTCTCTGGAAAGCTCAGGGGTCAGAGGGCCAAATCTATGAAGTTCGTGGATGGCCTCATGATCCACAGCGGAGACCCCGTTAACTACTACGTCGACACTGCTGTCCGCCATGTGCTGCTCCGTCAAG GTGTGCTGGGGATCAAGGTGAAGATCATGCTGCCCTGGGATCCCAGCGGTAAGATCGGCCCCAAGAAGCCTCTCCCCGACCACGTGAGCATCGTGGAACCCAAGGACGAGCAGGTCCCTTCAACCCCCATCTCAGAGCAGAAGGGAGCCAAGCCGGAGGCAGCTGCCGTCGCACCTGCGACacccatccccacagcataa